From Pararhodobacter zhoushanensis, the proteins below share one genomic window:
- the hemB gene encoding porphobilinogen synthase: MPVHTPAAFPAARLRRLRRTSALRDLVAETAVTAADLIWPVFIREGRGVEEPIPSMPGVSRLSLDVMLRKAAEAHAAGVGAICLFPYTDQSLRTEDCAEAWNPENLTNRAIRLLKAELPDMAVMTDIALDPYNANGHDGFVVGQEIVNDETVAALVKMALAQCEAGADILGPSDMMDGRIGAIRHAVESAGYQKVAILSYAAKFASGFYGPFRDAVGASGRLVGDKKTYQVNPANRLEALRCVARDLDEGADMVMVKPGMPYLDICRAVKDEFGVPTFAYQVSGEYAMLAGAIERGWLGEAVMLESLLAFKRAGCDGVLTYFAPAAAKALRG, encoded by the coding sequence ATGCCCGTCCACACCCCCGCCGCCTTTCCTGCCGCCCGTTTGCGCCGCCTGCGCCGTACCTCTGCACTGCGCGATCTGGTCGCCGAAACCGCCGTCACCGCCGCTGATCTGATCTGGCCGGTGTTTATCCGTGAGGGTCGCGGCGTTGAGGAACCGATCCCGTCAATGCCCGGTGTCAGCCGGTTGTCACTGGACGTGATGCTGCGCAAGGCGGCTGAGGCGCATGCCGCGGGCGTGGGCGCGATCTGCCTGTTTCCCTATACAGACCAATCCCTGCGCACCGAGGATTGCGCCGAGGCCTGGAACCCCGAGAACCTGACCAACCGCGCGATCCGGTTGCTCAAGGCCGAACTGCCGGACATGGCGGTGATGACGGATATCGCGCTCGACCCGTATAATGCCAACGGCCATGACGGGTTTGTCGTGGGCCAAGAGATCGTCAACGACGAGACGGTCGCGGCGCTGGTCAAGATGGCGCTGGCACAATGCGAGGCCGGGGCGGATATTCTGGGGCCGTCGGACATGATGGATGGTCGCATCGGCGCGATCCGGCACGCGGTGGAAAGTGCCGGATATCAGAAGGTTGCGATCCTGTCTTACGCGGCGAAATTCGCCAGCGGCTTCTATGGCCCGTTCCGCGATGCGGTCGGAGCCTCGGGTCGTCTGGTCGGCGACAAGAAGACCTATCAGGTGAACCCGGCCAACCGGCTTGAGGCCCTGCGCTGCGTTGCGCGCGATCTCGATGAGGGCGCGGATATGGTCATGGTCAAGCCGGGCATGCCCTATCTCGACATCTGCCGCGCGGTGAAGGACGAATTCGGCGTGCCAACCTTCGCCTATCAGGTCAGCGGCGAATACGCGATGCTGGCGGGCGCAATCGAGCGGGGCTGGCTGGGCGAGGCGGTGATGCTGGAAAGCCTTCTGGCCTTCAAACGCGCCGGCTGCGACGGGGTTCTGACCTATTTCGCCCCGGCCGCCGCCAAGGCGTTGCGGGGTTGA
- a CDS encoding lipid-binding SYLF domain-containing protein → MTQISRLTRPVSHSISRRGLLVGGAATSLLAACGNPVGNFNAERLDSRVDATRDFLRQNHPELNELFANAQGMLYMPLVTEAGFFLGGSFGQGALRINDATVDYYSATRVSAGLQIGAQQYAHVLFFMTPQALSDFRAGEGWAASADLRYATPEQGGSAGVQTTTMFSPVIAVVFGQAGLIAGASLAGVRYQRIIP, encoded by the coding sequence ATGACCCAGATTTCGCGCCTTACGCGCCCCGTTTCGCACAGCATTTCGCGGCGGGGCCTTTTGGTCGGTGGCGCTGCCACCTCGCTCTTGGCAGCCTGCGGCAACCCGGTTGGCAATTTCAACGCCGAACGGCTGGACTCGCGCGTTGATGCGACGCGCGACTTCCTGCGCCAGAACCATCCCGAACTGAACGAACTGTTCGCGAACGCGCAGGGCATGCTTTACATGCCACTGGTGACCGAGGCCGGGTTCTTCCTGGGCGGATCCTTCGGTCAGGGTGCGCTGCGCATCAACGATGCAACGGTCGATTACTACTCGGCCACCCGTGTCAGCGCCGGTCTGCAAATCGGCGCGCAGCAGTATGCGCATGTGCTGTTCTTCATGACGCCGCAAGCGCTCAGCGATTTCCGCGCTGGTGAAGGCTGGGCCGCCTCAGCCGATCTGCGCTATGCCACGCCCGAACAGGGCGGCTCGGCCGGGGTGCAGACCACGACGATGTTCTCGCCGGTGATCGCGGTTGTCTTCGGTCAGGCCGGGCTGATCGCCGGGGCCTCGCTGGCGGGCGTGCGCTATCAGCGCATCATTCCCTGA
- a CDS encoding HAL/PAL/TAL family ammonia-lyase — protein sequence MIIVSGEGLGLDEIVAVSKGAKIALSTDAAVLGRIEASQGRIEAAVNKGEQVYGVTTLYGGMADQYVPVERMVELQHIALWHHKTATGPRLPAEDVRAAMLLRINSLMKGYSGVRLELIERYVTFLNAGVTPHAFQRGSIGASGDLVPLSYIGASVIGLDPAFLVDWGDEVLDCVTALKRLGLEPLTLRPKEGLAMNNGTTASTGVAANAMGRATTVLALGLNVQALLAEALLATNQSFHATIQAIKPHAGQVFIGKLFRDLLEGSSLIRSEAAGERGHRSGKLIQDRYSLRCLPQYTGPIVDMMAVAAQQITVEANSANDNPLVDPETGEVYHTGNFLAQYTGVAMDTLRAQLAMLLKHLDVQIAMLVTPEFNNGLPASLVGNTAHGLNMGLKSLQLTCNSVAPLVQFYGRSMVDLYPSHAEQFNQNINSQAMNAANLARDSVDACEHFLAAALVFAVQAVELRANTVRPGFDASDMLSTRNRAVYAAARTAALGAPDAEKPLLWNDTEGFIQDKVEGILTDLRSGSLIRDAMAPTLSEVNAFLNG from the coding sequence ATGATTATCGTGAGTGGCGAAGGGCTGGGGCTGGACGAGATTGTCGCCGTCTCGAAGGGGGCGAAGATTGCGCTGTCGACAGACGCCGCCGTGCTGGGCCGGATCGAGGCGTCACAGGGCCGGATCGAAGCCGCCGTCAACAAGGGCGAACAAGTTTACGGCGTGACCACGCTCTATGGCGGCATGGCCGACCAGTATGTCCCGGTCGAGCGCATGGTCGAGCTGCAGCATATCGCGCTGTGGCATCACAAGACCGCCACCGGCCCGCGCCTGCCCGCCGAGGATGTGCGCGCCGCGATGCTGTTGCGCATCAACAGCCTGATGAAGGGCTATTCTGGCGTCCGGCTGGAACTGATCGAGCGCTATGTCACCTTCCTGAATGCCGGTGTCACGCCGCACGCCTTCCAGCGCGGCTCGATCGGGGCGTCGGGCGATCTGGTGCCGCTCAGCTATATCGGCGCGTCGGTGATCGGGCTGGACCCGGCGTTTCTGGTCGATTGGGGCGATGAGGTGCTCGATTGCGTCACCGCGCTGAAGCGGCTGGGGCTGGAGCCGCTGACCCTGCGGCCCAAGGAAGGGCTGGCGATGAACAACGGCACCACCGCCTCGACCGGGGTGGCGGCCAATGCGATGGGCCGCGCCACGACCGTTCTGGCGCTGGGGCTGAACGTGCAGGCGCTGCTGGCCGAGGCGCTCTTGGCCACCAACCAGTCCTTCCACGCCACCATTCAGGCGATCAAGCCGCACGCGGGTCAGGTGTTCATCGGCAAGCTGTTCCGCGACCTGCTCGAGGGCTCGTCGCTGATCCGCTCGGAAGCCGCAGGCGAACGCGGTCACCGCAGCGGCAAGCTGATCCAGGACCGCTATTCCCTGCGCTGCCTGCCGCAATACACCGGCCCCATCGTCGACATGATGGCAGTCGCCGCGCAGCAGATCACGGTCGAGGCCAACAGCGCCAACGACAACCCGCTGGTCGATCCCGAGACGGGCGAGGTCTATCACACCGGCAACTTCCTGGCGCAATACACCGGCGTGGCGATGGACACGCTGCGCGCGCAACTGGCGATGTTGCTCAAGCATCTGGATGTGCAGATCGCCATGCTGGTCACGCCCGAGTTCAACAACGGCCTGCCGGCGTCCTTGGTCGGCAACACCGCGCACGGACTGAACATGGGCCTGAAATCGCTGCAGCTGACCTGCAATTCGGTTGCACCCCTGGTGCAGTTCTATGGCCGCTCGATGGTGGATCTGTATCCAAGCCATGCCGAGCAGTTCAACCAGAACATCAACTCTCAGGCGATGAACGCCGCCAATCTGGCGCGGGACTCGGTCGATGCCTGCGAGCATTTCCTTGCCGCCGCCTTGGTCTTCGCCGTGCAAGCGGTCGAGCTGCGCGCCAATACCGTGCGGCCAGGCTTTGACGCCTCGGACATGCTGTCGACGCGCAACCGGGCGGTTTATGCCGCCGCGCGCACGGCGGCTCTGGGCGCGCCGGATGCTGAAAAACCGCTGCTGTGGAACGACACCGAAGGGTTCATTCAGGACAAGGTCGAAGGCATCCTGACCGACCTGCGCAGCGGCAGCCTGATCCGCGACGCGATGGCACCGACGCTGTCTGAGGTCAACGCCTTCCTGAACGGCTGA
- a CDS encoding YeeE/YedE family protein, with amino-acid sequence MDGISYGVMAALVGLIAGVVLGLSARLGNFCTLGALESAAYGGDQRRLRLWGIVLAVAIVGTFVGVALGQITLSETFYHQIVWNPLASVAGGLIFGYGMALAGNCGFGALVRFGGGDLRSLVVVVVMGVFGFITLSGPLAPLRVALFAQEPAREPQGISATLEALIGLPPLVTALIIAAGFLVWALAYGPLRRAPGEIAWGVVAGLAVVFALWGTSWVNHESFGEIGVEGLSFTAPVGRTIVFLMTSTAGGINFSVGSVLGVMAGALAGSLWRGMFRWEACEDPRELGRQVGGAALMGIGGVIAMGCSVGQGVSAFSTLAWSAPVTLAAIAVGALVGLRRLIGVAAE; translated from the coding sequence ATGGATGGCATTTCCTATGGTGTGATGGCCGCGCTGGTTGGCCTGATCGCGGGCGTTGTGCTGGGGCTGTCGGCCCGGTTGGGCAATTTCTGCACGCTTGGGGCGCTGGAATCTGCCGCGTATGGCGGTGACCAGCGGCGGTTGCGGCTGTGGGGTATTGTGCTGGCGGTGGCGATTGTTGGCACCTTTGTTGGCGTCGCGCTGGGGCAGATCACCCTGAGCGAGACGTTTTACCATCAGATCGTCTGGAACCCGCTGGCCTCGGTCGCGGGCGGGTTGATCTTTGGCTATGGCATGGCGTTGGCCGGGAACTGCGGCTTTGGCGCGCTGGTGCGGTTTGGCGGCGGTGATCTGCGCTCGCTGGTGGTGGTCGTGGTGATGGGCGTTTTTGGCTTCATCACGCTGTCCGGCCCGTTGGCACCCCTGCGCGTGGCGCTTTTCGCGCAGGAACCAGCCCGCGAGCCGCAAGGCATCTCGGCCACGCTAGAGGCGCTGATCGGTCTGCCACCGCTGGTTACCGCGCTGATCATCGCGGCTGGGTTTCTGGTCTGGGCGCTGGCCTATGGGCCGCTGCGCCGCGCACCGGGAGAGATCGCGTGGGGCGTCGTGGCGGGGCTGGCGGTGGTGTTTGCGCTCTGGGGCACCAGTTGGGTCAACCATGAAAGCTTCGGCGAGATCGGGGTTGAGGGGCTGTCCTTTACCGCGCCCGTCGGCCGGACCATCGTGTTTCTGATGACCTCGACCGCCGGGGGCATCAACTTTTCTGTCGGTTCGGTGCTGGGCGTCATGGCCGGTGCCTTGGCCGGATCGCTCTGGCGCGGGATGTTCCGCTGGGAAGCCTGCGAAGACCCGCGCGAACTGGGCCGTCAGGTCGGCGGCGCGGCCCTGATGGGCATCGGCGGGGTGATCGCCATGGGCTGCTCGGTCGGGCAGGGCGTCAGCGCCTTTTCGACGCTGGCGTGGTCCGCCCCGGTAACGCTGGCCGCCATCGCGGTGGGCGCACTGGTGGGGCTGCGCCGGTTGATCGGTGTGGCAGCGGAATAA
- a CDS encoding MBL fold metallo-hydrolase, which yields MTITRRAFTLGATALTAGGLLTRRARAQTTAEFGAMRVEMLSDGNLSLPRDFTLGTMPQPDADAILARYGLGDGPLTPPCNVTLLRHEDRVILFDIGAGPDFQPSAGMLPDTLDAAGISPDEITHLVITHGHPDHIWGLLDDFDEPYLPNAQILMGRGEFDYWMDDNTVSTIDSGRQTFAVGAQRRLATVADLVTFFEDGQEILPGIAARATYGHTPGHMAFELRDGSDSLMVVGDLAG from the coding sequence ATGACCATCACCAGACGAGCCTTCACCCTTGGCGCAACCGCTTTGACCGCGGGCGGCCTGCTGACACGCCGCGCCCGCGCGCAGACTACGGCCGAATTCGGTGCGATGCGGGTCGAGATGTTGTCCGACGGCAACCTGTCCCTGCCGCGCGATTTCACGCTGGGCACCATGCCGCAGCCCGACGCGGACGCGATCCTTGCGCGCTATGGCCTTGGCGACGGCCCGCTGACCCCGCCCTGCAATGTGACGCTGCTGCGCCATGAAGACCGGGTTATCCTGTTCGATATCGGCGCTGGCCCTGATTTCCAGCCGAGCGCCGGGATGTTGCCCGATACGCTCGACGCTGCCGGGATCTCGCCGGACGAGATCACGCATCTGGTCATCACCCACGGTCACCCCGATCACATCTGGGGTCTGCTGGATGATTTTGATGAGCCCTACCTGCCCAACGCGCAGATCCTGATGGGCCGGGGCGAGTTTGACTACTGGATGGATGACAATACCGTCTCGACCATCGATTCCGGACGCCAGACCTTTGCTGTGGGCGCGCAGCGGCGCTTGGCGACGGTGGCGGATCTGGTGACCTTCTTCGAGGACGGGCAAGAGATCCTGCCGGGCATCGCCGCCCGCGCCACCTATGGCCACACGCCGGGTCACATGGCGTTCGAACTGCGCGACGGATCGGACAGCCTGATGGTCGTCGGCGATCTCGCTGGGTAA
- a CDS encoding YeeE/YedE family protein, giving the protein MDWLLDLFTVFVEAMGEPVAGALLGLLTGTIFGVAAQRSSFCLRAATVEFARGIIGGRVAVWLLTFSTAVVWVQLAQRLGLFDASDARMMSVAGSWSGAIIGGLMFGVGMVMARGCSGRLLVLAATGNLRSVVSGLIFAVVAQMSLHGWLAPLRNGLAALWVTPNGRNLNLLTMVGLPEVTGLLLGLGLAAVALIVALRAQIGARVLVFASGVGFAVAVGWVSTWTLAQTAWEPVNVTSATFTGPSANTLMFFLDSAPVLNFDIGLVPGVFLGAFLASLFAREFRFQGFEGERSMRRSMAGAVLMGFGGMLAGGCAIGAGVTGGSIFAATAWLALLCMWVGAMLTDLLVDQRRAPLLA; this is encoded by the coding sequence ATGGACTGGCTGCTGGATCTGTTCACCGTATTCGTGGAAGCCATGGGCGAGCCCGTCGCCGGAGCGTTGCTCGGTCTTCTGACCGGCACGATCTTTGGCGTCGCCGCGCAACGCTCGTCCTTTTGCCTGCGCGCCGCGACGGTGGAATTCGCGCGCGGGATCATCGGCGGCAGGGTGGCGGTGTGGTTGCTGACCTTCTCGACCGCCGTGGTCTGGGTGCAACTGGCGCAACGGCTTGGCCTGTTCGATGCCAGCGACGCGCGGATGATGTCGGTGGCGGGCTCGTGGTCCGGCGCGATCATCGGCGGGCTGATGTTCGGTGTCGGCATGGTCATGGCGCGCGGCTGTTCGGGGCGGCTCTTGGTGCTGGCGGCGACGGGCAACCTGCGCAGCGTGGTGTCCGGGCTGATCTTTGCGGTGGTCGCGCAGATGAGCCTGCACGGCTGGCTGGCCCCACTGCGCAACGGGCTGGCGGCGCTGTGGGTCACGCCGAACGGGCGCAACCTGAACCTGCTGACGATGGTGGGATTGCCGGAGGTCACCGGGCTGCTGCTTGGGCTGGGACTGGCGGCGGTGGCGCTGATCGTGGCGCTGCGCGCGCAGATTGGCGCGCGGGTGCTGGTCTTTGCCTCGGGCGTCGGATTTGCCGTGGCGGTGGGCTGGGTGAGCACATGGACGCTGGCGCAAACGGCGTGGGAGCCGGTCAATGTGACCTCGGCCACCTTTACCGGACCCTCGGCCAACACGTTGATGTTCTTTCTCGACTCCGCGCCTGTGCTCAATTTCGACATCGGTCTGGTGCCCGGCGTGTTCCTTGGGGCGTTTCTGGCGTCGCTCTTTGCCAGAGAGTTCCGGTTTCAGGGGTTCGAGGGCGAACGCAGCATGCGCCGCTCGATGGCGGGCGCTGTCCTGATGGGGTTCGGCGGGATGCTGGCCGGGGGCTGCGCGATTGGCGCGGGCGTCACGGGCGGCTCGATCTTTGCGGCAACAGCGTGGCTGGCGCTGCTGTGCATGTGGGTGGGCGCGATGCTGACCGACCTGTTGGTCGATCAGCGCAGGGCCCCGCTACTCGCCTGA
- a CDS encoding ArsR/SmtB family transcription factor, with the protein MAPDGQNADRSVDPNPERRAVTRAPVMRDRSCDASSIPPEALAIEARAAADFLKALGHDGRLMMLYHLCERDHTVTELEQLIMSRQAAVSQQLARLRHEKLVTTRRDGNQIIYSLADNRVREMVEMIHRLFRR; encoded by the coding sequence ATGGCGCCAGACGGGCAAAACGCCGACCGGTCAGTCGATCCGAACCCGGAGCGGCGGGCAGTGACGCGCGCGCCGGTGATGCGCGACCGCAGCTGCGATGCATCGTCAATCCCGCCCGAAGCGCTGGCAATCGAGGCCCGCGCCGCTGCCGATTTCCTCAAGGCTCTGGGCCATGATGGCCGCCTGATGATGCTCTATCATCTGTGCGAGCGTGACCACACGGTGACCGAACTTGAGCAGCTGATCATGTCGCGGCAGGCTGCGGTCAGCCAGCAGCTTGCCCGGCTGCGGCATGAAAAGCTGGTCACCACGCGGCGTGACGGTAACCAGATCATCTATTCGCTGGCCGATAACCGCGTGCGCGAGATGGTCGAAATGATCCACCGGCTGTTTCGCCGCTAA
- a CDS encoding thioredoxin domain-containing protein encodes MALGFRTAVFGGIGALALSLLSISAASAQELRLLMIEQVGCYICAAFNRDVAPAYEASPEAQFAPLIRADLRGPLPEGVTLTSRPFVTPTFILLDASGTEVDRLIGFPGQDFFWPYLNQMIDNALADTTG; translated from the coding sequence ATGGCACTTGGATTTCGCACGGCGGTTTTTGGCGGCATTGGCGCGCTGGCCCTGTCACTGCTGTCGATCAGCGCGGCTTCGGCGCAAGAGCTGCGCCTGCTGATGATCGAGCAGGTCGGCTGCTACATCTGCGCCGCCTTCAACCGCGATGTCGCCCCGGCCTATGAGGCGTCGCCCGAAGCGCAGTTCGCGCCCCTGATCCGCGCCGATCTGCGCGGTCCACTGCCTGAGGGGGTCACCCTGACCTCGCGTCCCTTCGTGACGCCCACTTTCATCCTGCTCGATGCCTCAGGGACCGAGGTTGACCGGCTGATCGGCTTTCCCGGGCAGGATTTCTTCTGGCCGTATCTCAATCAGATGATCGACAACGCGCTGGCAGACACCACCGGCTAA
- a CDS encoding cytochrome c biogenesis CcdA family protein encodes MLDITFGGAALAGILSFLSPCILPMVPFYLCYMAGLSMAELRSDHGLAPGAQRRLVLSSIAFSFGVTTIFMLLGLGATALGQAFIQWQDTLRWIAAAVLLVFGLHFLGVIKISLLYRQARIENAGSPKSVLGSYVMGLAFGFGWTPCVGPALAAILMIASGMGDLTRGTALLAVYGLAMTLPFVIAALFARPFLNWVARHRHKLQYVEKVMGAMLIVFAVLIATNTLNYIAQWMIETMPWLATIG; translated from the coding sequence ATGCTGGATATCACGTTCGGCGGGGCCGCGTTGGCGGGCATCCTGTCGTTCCTGTCGCCGTGCATCCTGCCGATGGTGCCGTTTTACCTGTGCTACATGGCCGGTCTGTCGATGGCCGAACTGCGCTCGGATCACGGGCTTGCACCGGGTGCACAGCGGCGGCTGGTGCTGTCGTCCATCGCGTTCTCGTTTGGCGTGACCACGATCTTCATGTTGCTGGGCCTTGGGGCCACGGCGCTGGGGCAAGCGTTCATCCAGTGGCAGGACACGCTGCGCTGGATCGCGGCCGCCGTCCTGCTGGTGTTCGGCCTGCATTTTCTGGGGGTCATCAAGATCTCCTTGCTCTACCGCCAGGCGCGGATCGAAAACGCCGGGTCACCCAAATCGGTCCTCGGCAGCTATGTGATGGGTCTGGCCTTTGGCTTTGGCTGGACGCCCTGCGTCGGCCCGGCGCTGGCGGCGATCCTGATGATCGCATCGGGCATGGGCGATCTGACGCGCGGCACGGCGCTGCTGGCGGTCTACGGGCTGGCGATGACCCTGCCCTTCGTGATCGCCGCGCTCTTTGCCCGGCCGTTCCTGAACTGGGTCGCCCGGCACCGCCACAAGCTGCAATACGTCGAGAAAGTCATGGGCGCGATGCTGATCGTCTTTGCGGTCCTGATCGCGACCAATACGCTGAACTATATTGCCCAATGGATGATCGAGACCATGCCCTGGCTGGCCACGATCGGTTGA
- a CDS encoding thioredoxin family protein, whose protein sequence is MIATRRTLLTGLALTLAAPALIRPARADEAVPPLGEDGLHKPDWIVETFRDMRDDLDEARANGKRLLIMVEQRGCIYCTRMHEHVFTDDAIARTLREDYMVVQMNLFGDIPVTDFDGEELGERDMMRRWGVVFTPTMLFMPEEVPESGTAAQNAVMMMPGAFERGTTGLMLRWVLERGYEGDEHFQHYVARMLNEG, encoded by the coding sequence ATGATTGCCACCCGCCGTACGCTGCTGACCGGCCTTGCCCTGACGCTGGCCGCCCCTGCCCTGATCCGCCCCGCTCGCGCTGACGAAGCGGTGCCGCCTTTGGGCGAGGACGGGCTGCACAAGCCCGACTGGATCGTCGAAACCTTCCGCGACATGCGCGACGACCTTGACGAAGCGCGCGCCAATGGCAAGCGGCTGCTGATCATGGTCGAGCAGCGCGGCTGCATCTATTGCACCCGGATGCACGAGCATGTCTTTACCGATGACGCCATCGCGCGCACCCTGCGTGAGGATTACATGGTCGTGCAGATGAACCTGTTCGGCGATATTCCCGTCACCGATTTCGACGGCGAGGAACTGGGCGAACGCGACATGATGCGCCGCTGGGGCGTGGTGTTCACGCCGACCATGCTGTTCATGCCCGAAGAGGTGCCCGAGTCGGGCACGGCGGCGCAGAATGCGGTGATGATGATGCCGGGCGCGTTCGAACGCGGCACGACCGGGCTGATGCTGCGCTGGGTTCTTGAGCGTGGGTATGAGGGCGACGAGCATTTCCAGCACTACGTCGCCCGGATGCTGAATGAAGGTTGA
- the soxX gene encoding sulfur oxidation c-type cytochrome SoxX, with protein sequence MKLKAVTGLIAAGIALAGTAIAEVAPGDITWVDDVMIPTSLTGMPGSVDAGVSVVSSRSAGNCVACHGISALPDAAFQGNVGPSLDGVGSRWTEAELRGILVDAKHMFPDTRMPSFYRVDGFTRPGDAYTGRAADPATFGPLLSAVQIEDTIAYLMTLTD encoded by the coding sequence ATGAAGCTGAAAGCTGTGACCGGCCTTATCGCCGCCGGAATCGCGCTGGCTGGCACCGCCATCGCCGAAGTCGCGCCCGGCGACATCACCTGGGTTGACGACGTGATGATCCCGACCTCGCTGACCGGCATGCCGGGCAGCGTCGACGCAGGTGTCTCGGTTGTGTCGAGCCGTTCGGCGGGCAATTGTGTGGCCTGCCACGGGATCTCGGCCCTGCCCGACGCCGCGTTTCAGGGCAATGTCGGCCCGTCGCTGGACGGTGTCGGCAGCCGCTGGACTGAAGCGGAGCTGCGCGGCATTCTGGTGGATGCCAAGCACATGTTCCCCGACACGCGCATGCCGTCTTTCTACCGCGTCGATGGCTTTACCCGGCCGGGTGACGCCTATACCGGGCGCGCCGCTGACCCCGCCACCTTCGGTCCGCTGCTGAGCGCAGTGCAGATCGAAGACACCATCGCCTATCTCATGACGCTGACCGACTGA
- the soxY gene encoding thiosulfate oxidation carrier protein SoxY → MLTRRDTLAIGLGASAVAMLPVAAAATPVDDAIAAYTGGAAIAEGGVTITAPEIAENGNTVPITIEAPGAVEIMLIATGNPTPNVGKFTFGPGSGAPMIATRMRLGRTQDVLAIAKMEDGSFASTAVEVKVTIGGCGG, encoded by the coding sequence ATGCTGACAAGACGCGACACCCTCGCGATCGGTCTGGGCGCCTCGGCCGTGGCAATGCTGCCCGTAGCCGCCGCCGCGACCCCGGTTGACGACGCGATTGCTGCCTATACCGGCGGCGCTGCCATTGCCGAGGGCGGTGTGACCATCACCGCGCCCGAGATCGCTGAGAACGGCAACACCGTGCCGATCACGATCGAAGCCCCCGGCGCGGTCGAGATCATGCTGATCGCCACCGGCAACCCGACGCCCAACGTGGGCAAGTTCACCTTTGGCCCCGGTTCTGGCGCACCGATGATCGCCACCCGCATGCGTCTGGGCCGGACCCAGGATGTGCTGGCGATTGCCAAGATGGAAGACGGCAGCTTTGCCTCGACCGCGGTCGAAGTGAAAGTCACCATCGGCGGCTGTGGCGGCTGA
- the soxZ gene encoding thiosulfate oxidation carrier complex protein SoxZ, with the protein MMTEVRPRIRLPRSASAGESIVVKTLINHDMESGQRRNSAGETIPRQIINRFTCEFNGVMVLDAALEPAISANPYMEFEAVVPESGEFVFTWYDDNGEVYTATETFEVS; encoded by the coding sequence ATCATGACCGAAGTCAGACCCCGCATCCGCCTTCCCCGCAGCGCCTCGGCCGGCGAGTCGATCGTCGTCAAGACGCTGATCAACCACGACATGGAATCAGGCCAGCGCCGCAATTCGGCCGGCGAGACGATTCCGCGCCAGATCATCAACCGTTTCACCTGTGAATTCAACGGTGTGATGGTTCTGGACGCCGCCCTTGAACCCGCCATTTCGGCAAACCCGTATATGGAATTCGAGGCCGTCGTGCCCGAATCCGGCGAATTCGTCTTCACCTGGTACGACGACAATGGCGAAGTTTATACCGCCACTGAAACGTTCGAAGTCAGCTGA
- the soxA gene encoding sulfur oxidation c-type cytochrome SoxA, producing MQHLKPAKTLALASACVAALWSGAALADPDLSADLMIDGELHIVTRAPADDIVPNLSERYSGWLFRDPATRDMQADDFENPAMLAVDQGAELWETAEGTAGQSCQDCHGDAEESMAGVRARMPHVNADGELWSMENYVNNCRTERMGAEEWRWSGGEMTSMTAFLSMQSRGMPVAVQIDGPAAPYWEQGRDMYYTRYGQLELSCSSCHEESTGMMIRADHLSQGQISGFPTYRLKNAGIVSIHNRFRGCIRDTRAETFAEGSEEFRALELYVASRGMGLDVEGVSVRP from the coding sequence ATGCAGCACCTGAAGCCTGCGAAAACGCTGGCGCTGGCCTCGGCCTGCGTCGCGGCGCTGTGGTCCGGCGCGGCCTTGGCCGACCCTGATCTGTCGGCTGACCTGATGATCGATGGCGAATTGCACATCGTGACCCGGGCCCCGGCGGACGACATCGTTCCGAACCTGTCCGAGCGGTATTCGGGCTGGCTGTTCCGCGATCCTGCCACCCGCGACATGCAGGCCGACGACTTCGAGAACCCGGCGATGCTGGCCGTCGATCAGGGCGCCGAACTGTGGGAAACCGCAGAGGGCACCGCTGGCCAGTCGTGCCAGGATTGCCACGGCGATGCCGAGGAAAGCATGGCCGGCGTTCGTGCCCGGATGCCACACGTCAACGCTGACGGTGAGCTGTGGTCGATGGAGAACTACGTCAACAACTGTCGCACCGAACGCATGGGCGCCGAAGAATGGCGTTGGAGCGGTGGCGAGATGACCTCGATGACCGCGTTCCTGTCGATGCAGTCGCGCGGCATGCCGGTGGCGGTGCAGATCGACGGTCCCGCCGCCCCCTATTGGGAGCAGGGCCGCGATATGTACTACACGCGCTATGGCCAGTTGGAGCTGTCGTGCTCCAGCTGCCATGAGGAAAGCACGGGCATGATGATCCGCGCCGACCACCTCAGCCAGGGCCAGATCAGCGGCTTCCCGACCTACCGGTTGAAGAATGCCGGCATCGTGTCGATCCACAACCGCTTCCGCGGCTGTATCCGCGACACGCGCGCCGAAACCTTCGCCGAAGGGTCGGAAGAGTTCCGCGCGCTGGAACTCTATGTCGCCTCGCGCGGCATGGGTCTGGACGTCGAAGGCGTCTCGGTTCGTCCGTAA